Below is a window of Paenibacillus bovis DNA.
CCCTTCGTCTCAAAGGACGAAAGGCCTGGCTCTCGTGGTACCACCTTTGTTTCGTTATCCGTATAGCATAATGGCCGGACAACGACACTCTAAGACAGATAACGGCTGCTACCGGTTTATTCTATACCAGCTCCTGATCATCATTATCAGACAAGTCTGGTCTCAAATAAACAACTCCCGGACGACTTCGACGTATCGCATCCTACAGAACCTCTCAGCGCAGCAGTTCTGCTCTCTTAAGGCCGATCATGTCTACTATTTCCGTTCACAGTTTTTGAAATAATTTTCACTCAACATCATAACTTGTGAACGTGGTAAAGTCAATAAAAAAGCTGACATCCGGCAGAAGGTCTGCAGAATGTCAGCTTGTTTGTCTATTCGTCCAAAAGAAGCTATATCTACTCTAAATAGAACACAATTATTCCTTTTCAATCAACTTGAGGTCTATTGCCAGCTTCTGTATATCGGCAGGCCATGGATCATTTATAATGATATCTTCTGCTGTCCATGGATGGATAAAAACAAGCTGCTCGCCGTGCAGTGCCTGACGACTCAGCAGATCACTGCGACCGCCGTACAGTGAATCCCCGATCAGTGGATGTCCCATATAGCTCATATGAACACGAATCTGATGGGTACGCCCTGTCTCCAATTTCAACCGGACGAGGCTAGCGGCTTTGGTTCCTGCTACCTTTTCTATATACGTAACAGCCGATTGACCACCCGGTGATACACGGCGGCGCTGCTTGTGATGACGATCCTTGCCAATCGGTTCGTCGATCACCGTAAGCTGTTCATTCACATTACCCTGCACAAGCGCAATATACCGTCTGCCAATATGCTTGTCTCTCATCTGCTCATCCAGCAGGGAAAGGGCAAATTCATTTTTGGCGTATAATACTGGTCCTGTCGTATCTTCATCCAGACGATGTACATGGCGGACAGCGCAGTCCTGGCCTGTACTTTCATAATGTGCAGCAATCGCATGAGCGAGTGTAATTCGCGTGTCCTGCGGATCGGAAGGATGTACCGCCATACCTGCCGGCTTGTGAGCGACCAGTACGTAATCATCTTCATACAAAATCTCTGCCGGATGATCATAGCGCGGTTCAAAGCCATATTCTACAGCCGGGAAAAGGCGCAGTCTGATACGGTCTCCGTTGATTTTGATTTCACCTTTTGAATGCAGTCTGCCCAGCAGTTTGGCGGGAAAAGAACGACTTTCCAGCCATTGCATCATCCGGGTATGACGCTGCTCGGTCTGCTGCAGATCCAGCTCGCGACCAGGCATAATCTCCAGCCATTCACCGCGGCGT
It encodes the following:
- a CDS encoding RluA family pseudouridine synthase, whose protein sequence is MTSSMDQSNSHNSHANSSLSNRPAAERRGEWLEIMPGRELDLQQTEQRHTRMMQWLESRSFPAKLLGRLHSKGEIKINGDRIRLRLFPAVEYGFEPRYDHPAEILYEDDYVLVAHKPAGMAVHPSDPQDTRITLAHAIAAHYESTGQDCAVRHVHRLDEDTTGPVLYAKNEFALSLLDEQMRDKHIGRRYIALVQGNVNEQLTVIDEPIGKDRHHKQRRRVSPGGQSAVTYIEKVAGTKAASLVRLKLETGRTHQIRVHMSYMGHPLIGDSLYGGRSDLLSRQALHGEQLVFIHPWTAEDIIINDPWPADIQKLAIDLKLIEKE